The genomic DNA GGATCGGGAAGCGCCGGGCCGCGTGGGCCAGCGCGACCTTGATCGGGTCGGTGTCGTCCTCGGTGACCCGGCCCTCGCGGATCTCGTCGAGCAGGTCGCGGGTGCGCGCCAGCGCCCGGGTCTTCTCCTCGGTCGGCAACTCACCGTCACCGATGTCGTCGACCCGGCGGGCGAGCGCGTACAGCGCGGACATGGCCAGTCGCTTGGGCTCCGGCAGCAGCCGGATGCCGTAGCTGAAGTTGCGGGCCTGCAGGGCGGTGACCGCCTCGCAGTACCGGTAGGCCGCCATGACCGGCGCCGACGCCAGTGGTGATGCCGCCACGAGGGCGCTCACCTTCCCTTCGCGAAGAGTGCCGCCGCCTTGAGTGCCAGGCGGCGCTTGTCGGGCTTCGGCTGGTGGGCGAGCACGTCGAACCCGGCCGCCTCGACGGCGGCCAGGGCGGCGTACCCGCCGGCGGTGAATCCCGCCAGGAGCAGCCTGAGCCTGCCTTGAACCGTACCGACCAGCGGGGCCCCGCGGTCGAGCAGGGTCCGGGCGCGGGCCGCCTCCGAGGCGATCAGCGCCCGCACCGGGCCACTGGCCGCGGGCTCGGCCAGGTCGGCCTCGGTGACGCCGAACCGCGCCATGGACTCCTGCGGCAGGTAGATCCGGCCGCGGCCGAGGTCCTCGGCGACGTCCTGGAGGTGCTCGACCAGCTGCAGGCCGGTGCAGATCGCGTCGGAGAGCTCGATCCGCTCGGGGGTGGCGCGGCCCGCGATGGCGAGCACCAGGCGGCCCACCGGGTCGGCCGAGAGCGTGCAGTAGTGCCGCAGGTCCGCCCAGGCGGGGTAGCGGGTGGCCCGCTGGTCGACCCGGTTGGCCTCGATCAGGTTCCGGAACGGCTCGGGGGTGAGCGCGTGGGCCCGCACGGTGGGGACCAGGTCGCGCATCAGGGGGTGCCGGGGCGGGGCGGCGGCCGGTTCGAGGGCCTGCTCGAAGACCCGGTCCAGGTCGCGCTCCAGGCCGTCCAGCAGGGCGGGCCGGAAGCCCTCCTGCCCGGGGTCGGCGTCGACGCCCAGCAGGGCGGCGACGCCGGCCGGGTCGGCCAGGTCGCCGTCGCCGGCGTCGTCGACCAGGCGGGCGAAGCCGTAGACCGCCATCAGGTCGGTGCGCCAGGCGGCGGGCAGGAAGGAGGGGGCGACCGGGAAGTTCTCCAGGTCCGCCTTCTCCAGCGTGGCACCGTCTGTCTGGTTATCTGATTTGGCTGAAGCCGACACTGCGGTCACTCCCCCGTTCTACACCGGCGCCGCCCGACCGGGCGGCTCGGACACGCACACGTCACACGGTCACCGCACAGCGCAGGGCCGGTACCGGAGGATCCGGTACCGGCCCTGGCGTGCGGACGCACCCGGGTCAGGGGCGCTCGCCCTTCTCGTACATCCGGACCACCTCGTCGGTGTGCCCGTCCATCACCAGCTCGCCGTGCTCGATCCAGATGGTCCGCTCGCAGGTCTCGCGGATCGAGTTGTTGTCGTGGCTGACCAGGAAGACCGTACCGGCCTCCTTGCGCAGCTCCTCGATCCGCCGCTTGGAGCGGTTCTGGAAGGCCTGGTCACCGGTGGCCAGCGCCTCGTCGATCAGCAGCACGTCGTGGGTCTTGGCCGCCGCGATGGAGAACCGCAGGCGGGCGCCCATGCCGGAGGAGTAGGTGCGCATCGGCAGCGAGATGAAGTCGCCCTTCTCGTTGATGCCGGAGAAGTCGACGACGCCCTGGTAGCGCTCGCGCACCTCGGCCGGGCTCATGCCCATCGCCAGGCAGCCCAGCACCACGTTGCGCTCACCGGTCAGGTCGTCCATCAGCGCCGCGTTCACACCCAGCAGCGAGGGCTGGCCGTTGGTGTAGATGCCGCCCCGCTCGGTCGGCAGCAGGCCGGCGATGGCCGCCAGCATGGTCGACTTGCCGGAGCCGTTGGACCCGATCAGGCCGACCGCCTCACCCTTGTACGCGGTGAAGCTGATCCCGCGCACGGCGTGCACCTCGCGGATGGTCGGCGCCTTCTTGCGGGTGATGATCCGGCTCAGCGCCGAGGTGGCGCTGCCCTTGCCGGCGCCCGCGCCGTGCACCTTGTAGACGATGTGGACGTCGTCCACGATCACCGTCGGCACCTTGGCCCGCTGGGCGTCCACCGCGGTCTCCTCCTTGTACAGAGCTGCATCAGCCACGGCCGTACTCCTCCTCGGACTTCCAGAAGAACACGAAGCCGAGGACGAAGGCGCCGACGCCCCAGACCGCGGCCATCATCCAGATGTGGTCGGGCAGGATCAGCGCCTTCGGCAGCGCGTTGCCGGCCGCGTCGTAGCCGCCCGGGTACTTCGCCTTGTCGAAGCTCTCCGGCATGAAGGCGTAGCGCATCAGGTCCATGTAGACCGTCGCCGGGTTCCACGAGTACAGCTTCTGGTAGATCGTCGGCCACTTCTCGATGTAGCCCGAGACGCTGTACATCACGCCGGAGACGTACATCCAGGTGCGCAGCAGGAAGGGCATCAGCTGCGAGATGTCCGAGGTCTTGGCGCCGATCCGGGCCATCACCAGGGCCAGGCCGGTGTTGAACAGGGCCTGCAGGGCGAGCGCCGGAACGATCAGCAGCCAGGTCATGCCCGGCGAGATGCCGTTCAGCAGGACGATCGCGACCAGCACGACCATCGAGATCAGCAGCTGCTGGAGCTGGATCACGGTGAACGCGATCGGCAGCGAGGCCCGCGGGAAGTGCAGGGCGCGGATCAGGCCCAGGTTGTCCGAGATGGACCGGGTGCCCGCCTGGATGGCGCTCTGCGAGAACTGGAAGACGAAGACGCCGACGCACAGCCAGGCGATGTAGACCGGGACGGTGTCCCGGCTGTTCATGATCACACCGAAGACCAGGTAGAAGACCGCGCAGTTCAGCAGCGGGGTCAGCACCTGCCAGAGCTGGCCGAGCTTGGCCGTGGTGTACTGCGCCACCAGGCGGGCGGTGGCGAAGGCGGTGATGAAGGACCGCCTGGCCCACAGCTGCCGGATGTACTCGAACAGGCCCGGCCGCCGGCCGCTGACCGTCAGCCGGTACTTGGCCGCCAGTTCCTTGGGGCTCAGGCCCGCGTCCTCTCCCCTCGGTGAGGAGAGGCTGACGGGGTCACTCAGTGTCGACACGTTCGTCCTTCACAACAGGTGCTGCAACCACGGGGGACAAGGGGTGCGCGGTTCGCGGTTCCCGGGAGCGGGGTGCGCCGCCCGGCTGCGATCAGATGATTGGCGGTCTGCCGAGTCTGGTCAAGCGCCAGACCGTGCTCCACCGCATCGGCCGGCGCGGCCCGCAGGGTTCGCTCCAGCCGGCCCGGAAGCCGCCGAGCCAGGCCTTGAGCCCGTCGGACGACGGACGGCGGGCCAGCGTGAGCAGCAACCACGTCCCCAGGTAGAGAGGCACGATCGGGGCCGGAAGGTTCCGTCGGGCCAGCCACACCCGGTTGCGGGCCACGTTGTGGAAGTACGCGGCGTGCCGGGCCGGGGAGGTCGCCGGGTGGTTCAGCACCACGTCCGGGCGGTAGTCGATCGACCAGCCGGCGTCCAGCGCGCGCCAGGCCAGGTCGGTCTCCTCGTGGGCGTAGAAGAACTCCGCGGGCAGCTGTCCGGCCTGCGGGAAGACCGCGGTGCGCACCGCGCAGGCGCCGCCCAGGAAGGTGGTCACCCGGGAGCCCCGCATCGGGTCGCCCACCCGGACCCGGGGGACGTGCCGGCGCTGGGTGGTGCCGGTCTCCGGGTCGGCGATCCGGAAGGAGACGATGCCGAGCCCCGGGTCGGCCGCGAAGGCCTCGCGCAGGATCGCGGCGGAGTCGGTGCGCGGCAGCAGGCCGTCGTCGTCCAGGAAGAGCACCACGTCCACGTCGCGCCCGTCCGGGCCGAACAGCTCGATGCCGACGTTGCGCCCGCCCGGGATGCCGAGGTTCTCCGGCAGCTCCGCGGTGCGCACCCCGGCCGGCAGGGCTGGCAGCGGGGCGCCGTTGGCGACCACGGCCAGCTCGACGGCCGGGCCCTGCTGGGCGCGGACGGAGTCGATCAGGGCGTTCAGTTCGGCCGGCCGGTTGCCCATCGTGATGATCACGGCGCCGAGCTTGAGGTCGCTCATCGCAGCCTGCTCGACAGGACGATCGACAGCAGGTGCAGCACGGTCTGGAGCATCGCGATGGCGGCCAGCACCACCACGGCCAGGCGGGTGAAGAACAGCCCGCCCTGCACCGCGTCGGCGATCCCGGCGGCCAGGATGAACAGCGAGGCCTCCACCGCGCCCACCAGGCGGTGGAACTTCAGCAGCGAGGCGGCCCGGCGGGCCTTGGCCACACCGGCCGAGCGCGGCACCGAGGCGCTGTCCTCGACGGCGGTCATCCCGCTGCGGGCGCGGGCCACGTCCACCAGGTCGGTCTCGGACTTGATCAGGATCGCGCCGAGCGCGGCCAGCGTGCCGAGGAAGGCCCACTCCCAGTGCGCGGCGCCGCCCTCCTGGTGGAACAGGTCGGTGGCGCGCAGGCCCAGGCCGGTCAGCAGTGCGGCCTCGGACATGTAGTGGCCGACCCGGTCGAGGTAGACGCCGGTGAGCGAGGTCTGCCGGCGCCAGCGGGCCACCTCGCCGTCCACGCAGTCGAGCAGCAGGTAGACCTGGATCAGGAGGGCGGCCAGGACGGCGCCCGCCAGACCCGGCACCACCAGGGCGGCACCGGCCAGGATGCCGGTGACCATCATCAGGTAGGTCAGGCCGTTGGGCGTGATCGCCGTGACCGTCGAGAGTATCCGGGTGATCCGCAGCGAGATCTTCCGCATGTACAGGCGGCCGGCCCAGTGCTCGGCGCTGCGGCGCTGGAGCATGCCCTCCGGGTGGATCACCGCGCGCAGCTCCTCGATCGAGGGGCGGCGGGTCAGGTCCACCGGGGGGCGTTCAGCTGTTGACTGCTTGGACATAGTCGGCGTACGCGTCCCTGATGTCGGAAGGGGAGAGGTCGAGGTGCTCGAGGATGGTGAAGCGCCCCGGGCGGGTGTTCGGAGCGTAGTGCACCGCATCGGTGAACTCCGCCTCGGTGAAACCGATCTGATCGGCGGTCACCGGCAGGTTGTGGAACCGCAGGCGGTCCACCATCCGGCCGGTCAGCTCGCGCTCGCCCCGCAGGTGGCTCGCGAAGGCCGCGCCGAGGCCGACCTGCTCGCCGTGCTGGGCGGACCGCTTGGGGTAGAGCAGGTCCAGGGCATGCGAGATCTCGTGGCAGGCGCCCGACGAAGGCCTGGTGCTGCCGGCGATGTTCATCGCGATGCCGGACAGTACCAGGGCCTCCGCCAGCGATGTCAGCAGGTCCTGGTCCTCCAGCCCGCCGGGGTGGCGGAGCAGGTTCTCGGCCGCCGAGCGGGCCATCGCGACGGCCAGCCCGTCCACCGGCTCGCCGGTCTCCCGCTGGGAGAGCTCCCAGTCCGCGCAGGCCGAGATGTTGGACAGCACGTCGCCGATCCCGGCCGCGACGAAGCGCTTCGGGGCCTTGGCGACGACCTCCAGGTCGACCACGATCCCGATCGGGCTGGGCACCCCGTAGGAGCCCCGGCCGGCGTCGTTGTCCAGGATGGAGACCGGCGAGCAGATGCCGTCGTGCGCGAGGTTGGTGGCCACCGCGACGACCGGCAGACCGACCCGGGCGGCCGCGTACTTCGCCGCGTCGATGATCTTACCGCCGCCGAGGCCCACCAGGGCGTCGTAGTGGCCCCCGCGCATCGCCTCCGCCAGCCGGACCGCCCCGTCCAGGGTGCCGTCGGCCACGTCGTACCAGTCCGCGCCCGGCAGCACCGGCTCCAGGCGCTCGCGCAGCGCCCGCCCGGAGCCCGGGCTGATCGCCACCGCTATCCGCCCGGAGCTGGACAGCCGGCCGTCCGCGAGGATGCCGCCGAGCGACTCCAGGGCGCGCGGGCGGATCTCGACGAAGACCGGGGACGGCAGCAGGCGGGTCAGTACCGGCACGCGATCTCCCTCGCCTTGTTCAGGTCGTCGTGGTTGTCCACCTCGACCCAGGACACCTCGCCGATCGGCTGCACGTCGATCCGCAGGCCGCGGTGGACCATCTCCTGGTAGCCGTCCTCGTAGTACAGCTGCGGGTCGCGCTCGTAGGTCGCCTTGAGGGCGTCGGCGAGCGCGTCCCCGGCGGACGGGTTGATCACGGTGACGCCGATGTACTCACCGGTCGCCTCGGACGGGTCCATCAGCTTGGTGATCCGCCGCATGCCGAGCTCCGGGTCGACGACGACCTTCATCTCCTCGTCGGCCAGCTTCTTCACGGTGTCCAGCGCCAGCAGGATGCCGGGCGCGGCACCCTCCTTGATCAGCCGGTCGTTGCCGTCCAGCATGGTGCGCTGCACCGAGGCCGGGTGCACGGTGTCGCCGTTGGCCAGCAGCAGGCCCTCGCCGAACAGGTCGCGGGCGCACCACAGCGAGTAGGCGTTGTTCCACTCCTCGGCCTTGTCGTTCTCGACCAGGGTGAGCTTGACGCCGTACTTCTGCTCCAGCGCGTCCTTGCGGTCGTACACGGCCTCCTTGCGGTAGCCGACCACGATCGCGGCCTCGCGCAGACCCACCTCGGCGAAGTTCCCGAGGGTCAGGTCCAGCACCGTCCGCTCCCCGTCGACCGGCACCAGCGCCTTGGGCAGGGTGTCGGTGTAGGGCCGGAGCCGGCGGCCGGCGCCGGCGGCCAGAACGAGGCCGATCATGCGGTGTCTCCTGCGTCATCTCGGATCGGGCCGGCCGGGTGTCCGTCGCGGCACGCCGGTGGCCGGTTACCGGCCACCGTGTACTGGTGATGGTAGGCGACCCCGGCGACCTGGCAGAACGCGGGCACGGCCCTCTTCGCAGGCACAACCGGTCGAGAAGGTGAACACCTGTGTGGAAGGAGTGGACGCGAAGCGTTCACCGGTCGAACAACCCTGCCAATCATTCGGCCCTTACCCTCCATGGCGTGCGTCAGAGCGGCAGCCGCGGCGGGCCATGCGGCAGACTGGGCGGGCCCGGCCACGCCGGTCGAAGTGTGTCGAACCGTCCCGCCGAAAGGTGCCGCCCGCCCATGAGCCCCGCGATCAGCCAGACCGACGTTCCGGCCGAGCTCTCCACCACCACCGAGATCCTGCTGGAACTGGTCGACGACGAGGGCGTCACCATCGGCACCGGCGAGAAGCTCTGGGCCCACCAGCAGCCCGGCCGACTGCACCGGGCCTTCTCGGTCTTCCTCTTCGACCGCCAGGGCCGGATGCTGCTCCAGCGCCGCGCGCTCGGCAAGTACCACTCCCCCGGCGTCTGGTCCAACACCTGCTGCGGCCACCCCTACCCCGGTGAGCAGCCCTTCGTCGCCGCCGCCCGCCGCACCGCCGAGGAGCTGGGCCTGGCCCCCGCCCTGCTGTGCGAGGCCGGCACCGTCCGCTACGACCTCCCCGACGAGGCCTCCGGCCTGATCGAGCGCGAGTGGAACCACCTCTTCGTCGGCCTGGTCACCACCGACGTCGCCCCGGACCCGGACGAGGTCGAGTCGACCCGCTTCGTCACCGCCGCCGAGCTGCGCGAGCTGCAGGCCGAGAAGCCGTTCTCGGTGTGGTTCCGGACCGTCTTCGAGGCGGCCCTGCCGGGCATCCGGGAGATCGCCGGCCGCGACTGGTAGCCCCGGCGGGCCGCCCGGCGCCGCCCGCTGCCGTCCGCAGCGCCCGCTCAGTGCCGCCAGAGGTCGAGGTCGACCGCCGCGTCCGGACCGTCCTCCGGCTCGGGGTCGGCCGCCTCCGGCAGCGGCAGCGACGCCCAGATCACCTTCCCGCCGTCCGCCGTCCGCTCCACGTCGCACACCCCGCCCGCCTGCAGCGTCACGCTCTTCACCAGCAGCAGGCCGCGCCCGCCCAGCCGGCCGAGGTCGCTCTCCTGCGCCTTCGGCCGGTACGGGTGCCCGTCCTCCACCGCGATCCGCACCCGGCCGTCCCCGATGGTCAGCTCGGTGGAGACCTCCGGGGAGAGCACCGCCGCGTGCGTCACCGCGTTGCTCACCAGCTCGGAGACGATCAGCAGCAGGTCGTCCACCAGCTCCTGGTAGAGCTCGCCGCCCATCCCCTGCGCCAGCAGCCGGTCCCGCACCGCGTGTCTGGTCCGCGGCACCGAGGCGTCGTTCGACACCGCAGCGAACCGCCACACCCCTTCGCCCGGCCGCTCCACCACCCGGCCCGGAGCCGTCCGCCGGACCGCAGGACCGGCACCGCCGCTGGTCTGTCGCTCCACCACAACCCGCCCTTCGTACGGTGACGGGAGGCACGGCCGCCGACGGCCGGTCGGGAATCGGGCGCTCCGCTCAACGCTCCCCTGGTCCACAGAGGCTAGGAGAGCACGGCCCGGTCACCACGATCGGGACTGGAACTATGCGCCGGGTGAACTCTTCCGACCGCAAACGACCGGACGGCGCCAGGATCCGTCCGCTCCTGCCGGGCGTGGCGCCCGGAGCGGTCACCCGGTCTGCTGGTCCGACTGCGCGGGCGGCGCCGGCTTCTCCAGGTCCGGCCACGGCGCCCCACCGCTGCCGGGCGCGGGCGCCGGCCCGGGCCCGGCAGCGGCCCCCGGCTGCGGTTCCGGTTGCGGTTCCGGTTGCGTCCCGGGCTCCGGCTCGGCGGCGCGCCGGGCGTCGTCCACCATGCCGATCACCCGGCGGCCGCCCACCCCGATGCTCACCAGCGCCAGGCCGTCGAACAGCAGCGCCAGCGAGAAGAACACCCCCAGCGCGTACCGCGAGCTGCTCGGCCACTCCTTCAGCACCAGCACGCCGATCACCAGGTCCAGCGCGCCCAGCGCCAGCGTCCAGCCGAACTGCGGCCCGCGCACCACCACCCCGCCCACCAGCCGGAACGCGCCCGCGCTCAGGAACAGCAGCGCCGCGAACAGGGTCAGCGCCTCCGCCGCCTCGTCCGGGCGGGCGATCATCACCAGGCCCGCCGCGATGTTCAGCGCCGCCACCGCCGCCCCGAGCCAGAAGAAGTTCCCCTTCCGCCCGAGCACCGCGTGCACCAGCCCCACCGCGCCGCCGATCAGCAGCAGCCAGCCGAACAGCAGCACGCTCGTCAGCGTCGCGAACGCCGTGTACAGCAACCCGAACACCGCCGCCCCGACCAGCACCACCCCCAGCACCGCCAGCGCCCCGAAACCGCGCCGCAGCCCCGCCTCCGGCACGGTCGCCGTACCGTCCCGCCCGTCCGCCACCCGCGCACCCCGTCGCATCGCCGCCTCCGCCTCCGCACCGTCGCCCACCAGCCGAATGTCCGTCTTGTGATCATTTATCCCGTTCCCGCTCCGACTACGCCCGCACTCCCCCGCCCGGGGCACAGAAACGCAGGTGAGAAGCGCTCCGCGAGCCTGGTAGTGTTCTCTCTGTCGCCACGGGGAAGACGGAAGAAAGCCCCGAGGCGGACACCCGGTCCGGGTGGCGGAATGGCAGACGCGCTAGCTTGAGGTGCTAGTGCCCTTTATCGGGCGTGGGGGTTCAAGTCCCCCCTCGGACACCAACGAAGGACCCCGGCGGAGCCGGGGTCCTTCTGGTTTGTCCCGCCCCGGAGCCCCCGGCCCGTTCGGCGCCGGGCACGTCCCGCAGCAGCCCGCCGGCGCGCGCGGGAACTGACAGGTCGGCAGTTCCCGCAGGCACCGTGGCGCGCGGTCGAACCCGTCCAGCGCGATCAGGGCCTCCCGCCGTCGGCGAAGCGTCCCGACAGACCGGGAGGGCGCCGACTGCGGCAGGACGGACGAAGCACCGCACGGGCCGCCCCCTGACAGGCCCGTGCGGTGTCGTGGTGCCCCTCCGCCGGCGGACGGAGGGAGACGGATGGAGCGCTGCCCTACGGCCCGTCAGTTCCAGGCGGTGTCGCGGGCGGGCTTCTGCGGGGCGGACGTACGGCGGTTCATCGGTGTTCCTCCCATGGTCCGGCGGGCCGGCAAGGGTTCGACCGGCGACCTGGGACCAGCCTGCGGGACGCCGGACACAGCGAACTAACATGCGCCTAACAGACCGTCCCGAGCTGGGGAGCCCATGCCCATCACGTTCGGAGTGCTCGGCCCGCTGACCGTCCATGACGGCCGGGAGCCGCGCCCGATCACCAGTCCCACCCACCGGCTTCTCCTCACCCACCTGCTGCTCAACGCCGGCCGGGCCGTCACCGCGGACGCACTGCTCACCCTGGTCTGGGGCGAGCGGCCGCCGCGCACCGCGGCGGCGTCGCTGCACAACCACGTCGGCCGGCTGCGGCGGGCGCTCGGGCCGCGGCTGGAGGACCGGCTCGCGGCGACCGGCGGCGGGTACCGGCTGCGGGTCGAGGACGGCGAGTTGGACAGCGCCGTCTTCGCGGGGCACCTGGGGCGGGCCCGGGCGGCGCACACCGGGCAGGAGTGGACGGCGGTCGCGCTGGAGACGGCCGCGGCGCTGGAGCTCTGGCGCGGCGGGCCGCCGGAGGACTCGGCGGCGGTCGGTCCGGCCGAGGCGGCGCGCCTCGCGGAGCTGCGCCTGCAGGCGCTGGAGTGGCGTTTCGACGCCGAGCTGGCGCTCGGCCGGCACCACGGACTGGCGGCCGAGCTGGCCCTGCTGACGGCCGAGCACCCGCTGCGCGAGTCCTTCCACCGGCAGCTGATGCTCGCGCTGTGGCGCGGCGGCCGGCGGGCGGACGCGCTCGCGGTGTACCGGACGCTGCGCGGGACGCTGGTGGAGGAGCTGGGCCTGGAGCCGGGTACGGCGATCCAGCTGACGCACCGGGAGATCCTCGCGGACGAGCCCCGACCGGCCGCCGGAAGGGGCGACGGCGGCGGGACGGCCGACCGTCGGGGTGCTGACGCCGGGTCGGTCGGCGGACGGGACGGCCGCGAACGCACCGAAGCGGGCGGCGGTGAACGCACCGAAGCGGGCGCCGGCGGGAAGGCTGCTGACGGGACGGCACCTGACGGGTCGGCGGCCCGCGAGGGCGCAGCCGACGGGGGCGCAGCC from Kitasatospora terrestris includes the following:
- a CDS encoding phosphocholine cytidylyltransferase family protein — translated: MIGLVLAAGAGRRLRPYTDTLPKALVPVDGERTVLDLTLGNFAEVGLREAAIVVGYRKEAVYDRKDALEQKYGVKLTLVENDKAEEWNNAYSLWCARDLFGEGLLLANGDTVHPASVQRTMLDGNDRLIKEGAAPGILLALDTVKKLADEEMKVVVDPELGMRRITKLMDPSEATGEYIGVTVINPSAGDALADALKATYERDPQLYYEDGYQEMVHRGLRIDVQPIGEVSWVEVDNHDDLNKAREIACRY
- a CDS encoding HdeD family acid-resistance protein, with the protein product MGDGAEAEAAMRRGARVADGRDGTATVPEAGLRRGFGALAVLGVVLVGAAVFGLLYTAFATLTSVLLFGWLLLIGGAVGLVHAVLGRKGNFFWLGAAVAALNIAAGLVMIARPDEAAEALTLFAALLFLSAGAFRLVGGVVVRGPQFGWTLALGALDLVIGVLVLKEWPSSSRYALGVFFSLALLFDGLALVSIGVGGRRVIGMVDDARRAAEPEPGTQPEPQPEPQPGAAAGPGPAPAPGSGGAPWPDLEKPAPPAQSDQQTG
- the idi gene encoding isopentenyl-diphosphate Delta-isomerase, translated to MSPAISQTDVPAELSTTTEILLELVDDEGVTIGTGEKLWAHQQPGRLHRAFSVFLFDRQGRMLLQRRALGKYHSPGVWSNTCCGHPYPGEQPFVAAARRTAEELGLAPALLCEAGTVRYDLPDEASGLIEREWNHLFVGLVTTDVAPDPDEVESTRFVTAAELRELQAEKPFSVWFRTVFEAALPGIREIAGRDW
- a CDS encoding ATP-binding protein — translated: MERQTSGGAGPAVRRTAPGRVVERPGEGVWRFAAVSNDASVPRTRHAVRDRLLAQGMGGELYQELVDDLLLIVSELVSNAVTHAAVLSPEVSTELTIGDGRVRIAVEDGHPYRPKAQESDLGRLGGRGLLLVKSVTLQAGGVCDVERTADGGKVIWASLPLPEAADPEPEDGPDAAVDLDLWRH
- a CDS encoding ABC transporter permease — encoded protein: MSTLSDPVSLSSPRGEDAGLSPKELAAKYRLTVSGRRPGLFEYIRQLWARRSFITAFATARLVAQYTTAKLGQLWQVLTPLLNCAVFYLVFGVIMNSRDTVPVYIAWLCVGVFVFQFSQSAIQAGTRSISDNLGLIRALHFPRASLPIAFTVIQLQQLLISMVVLVAIVLLNGISPGMTWLLIVPALALQALFNTGLALVMARIGAKTSDISQLMPFLLRTWMYVSGVMYSVSGYIEKWPTIYQKLYSWNPATVYMDLMRYAFMPESFDKAKYPGGYDAAGNALPKALILPDHIWMMAAVWGVGAFVLGFVFFWKSEEEYGRG
- a CDS encoding iron-containing alcohol dehydrogenase family protein produces the protein MPVLTRLLPSPVFVEIRPRALESLGGILADGRLSSSGRIAVAISPGSGRALRERLEPVLPGADWYDVADGTLDGAVRLAEAMRGGHYDALVGLGGGKIIDAAKYAAARVGLPVVAVATNLAHDGICSPVSILDNDAGRGSYGVPSPIGIVVDLEVVAKAPKRFVAAGIGDVLSNISACADWELSQRETGEPVDGLAVAMARSAAENLLRHPGGLEDQDLLTSLAEALVLSGIAMNIAGSTRPSSGACHEISHALDLLYPKRSAQHGEQVGLGAAFASHLRGERELTGRMVDRLRFHNLPVTADQIGFTEAEFTDAVHYAPNTRPGRFTILEHLDLSPSDIRDAYADYVQAVNS
- a CDS encoding CDP-alcohol phosphatidyltransferase family protein, with translation MLQRRSAEHWAGRLYMRKISLRITRILSTVTAITPNGLTYLMMVTGILAGAALVVPGLAGAVLAALLIQVYLLLDCVDGEVARWRRQTSLTGVYLDRVGHYMSEAALLTGLGLRATDLFHQEGGAAHWEWAFLGTLAALGAILIKSETDLVDVARARSGMTAVEDSASVPRSAGVAKARRAASLLKFHRLVGAVEASLFILAAGIADAVQGGLFFTRLAVVVLAAIAMLQTVLHLLSIVLSSRLR
- the hpnC gene encoding squalene synthase HpnC — encoded protein: MSASAKSDNQTDGATLEKADLENFPVAPSFLPAAWRTDLMAVYGFARLVDDAGDGDLADPAGVAALLGVDADPGQEGFRPALLDGLERDLDRVFEQALEPAAAPPRHPLMRDLVPTVRAHALTPEPFRNLIEANRVDQRATRYPAWADLRHYCTLSADPVGRLVLAIAGRATPERIELSDAICTGLQLVEHLQDVAEDLGRGRIYLPQESMARFGVTEADLAEPAASGPVRALIASEAARARTLLDRGAPLVGTVQGRLRLLLAGFTAGGYAALAAVEAAGFDVLAHQPKPDKRRLALKAAALFAKGR
- a CDS encoding glycosyltransferase family 2 protein codes for the protein MSDLKLGAVIITMGNRPAELNALIDSVRAQQGPAVELAVVANGAPLPALPAGVRTAELPENLGIPGGRNVGIELFGPDGRDVDVVLFLDDDGLLPRTDSAAILREAFAADPGLGIVSFRIADPETGTTQRRHVPRVRVGDPMRGSRVTTFLGGACAVRTAVFPQAGQLPAEFFYAHEETDLAWRALDAGWSIDYRPDVVLNHPATSPARHAAYFHNVARNRVWLARRNLPAPIVPLYLGTWLLLTLARRPSSDGLKAWLGGFRAGWSEPCGPRRPMRWSTVWRLTRLGRPPII
- a CDS encoding ABC transporter ATP-binding protein, encoding MADAALYKEETAVDAQRAKVPTVIVDDVHIVYKVHGAGAGKGSATSALSRIITRKKAPTIREVHAVRGISFTAYKGEAVGLIGSNGSGKSTMLAAIAGLLPTERGGIYTNGQPSLLGVNAALMDDLTGERNVVLGCLAMGMSPAEVRERYQGVVDFSGINEKGDFISLPMRTYSSGMGARLRFSIAAAKTHDVLLIDEALATGDQAFQNRSKRRIEELRKEAGTVFLVSHDNNSIRETCERTIWIEHGELVMDGHTDEVVRMYEKGERP